The genomic stretch CGCGACCGTCCCCGCCGGGTTCCGCTACGCGCTGTTGATCGTCGCTCCCGCCCTCGCGCTGCTCATCGTCGGGGGCGCGCCGCTCGTGCACGCCGTCCTGCCGGGCAGCCTCGACGCCGACGGCGTTCGCTCGCTGCAGATCTTCACCCTCCTGCTCGTGCCGTGGACCGCCGCGGCGCTGCTCGTCAGCCTGCTCATGCCCGCCATGCTCGCGCTCGACCGGGCCGTCCTGCTCAACGCACTCGCCGCACCACTCGTGGTTCTGCACGTCGTGGCGACGCTCGTGGGCAACGCCCTCTTCGGCGTCGAGGGCAGCGTCGGCGCGATGTGGGTGGCGCCCACCTGCTTCGCGGCAATCATGGTCGTCTGCCTGGCCGGCTCCCAGAGCGGGCGCGTCCTGCGCGAGACCGCGGGCGGAAGCCTGCGCTTCCTCGGGCTCGCAGCGGCCGCGTACGGCGCCGCCGCCGCCATCACCGCCGCGGTGCCCTCCACCGCGGCTGCGGCGGCGGCGTCCGTGCTCGGCACCTTCCTCTACCTCGGGGGCGCGCTGCTCGTGGCCCGCAGCCAGCTGGGCCTGCTCGCCGGCGCGCTCCGCCCGCGACCCACCTGAGGGCACGTCCCCGGTCTCGGTCCCGCGGCCGGGGCCGGGGGCGCACGACGAGGCCGCGGCGCGCCGCGTCCTCGTCGTGCCGCGTCAGCTCCAGCCGGACCGGCCGGCCGCTGCGTCGGCGAGGGTGGCGACGGTGCCGCGCAACAGTACGTCCGGCGCGCTGCGGCGCCAGTTGCACCACCGCTCGCCCCGGCCGACGGACAGGACCCCGCGCACCGCCGAGCGCCGCGAGGGCCACTCGAAGGCGACGGCTCCCGGCGGCGGACCGCGCAGAACCCGCACGACGTGCAGGATCTCCCGGCCCAGATGGCGGCACGTCACGATGTCGGGGCACGGGCGGCGCGGAGGGACGCGCACGGGCACCCCGAGGAGGTCCGCGACGGCGAGCGCCGGATACTCCAGCCCGCAGTGGCGCGGCAGGGCCAGGCTCTCGGGGCAGCAGCCGTGCAGGCCGATGAACCACGGGCAGCCGTCGTGGTCGCGGAGGAACTCCAGCGCGAACGGGCCGCGCCAGCCGGCCTCGCCCAGCAGGGCCTCGCAGCGGTCGAGCAGGTCCTCGTCGGGCGTCAGGGAGCGGTAGGCGCTCGGGCACGATCCGGCCGGGTCGGCCATCCGCACCGCGGTCTGCGCGCTCCAGGCGTCGAAGCCCGTCGCCGTCGCCAGGCCGCAGATGAGCTCGGTGTGTCCCCGCAGCAGCGGCTGGGCCAGGAGGGAGACCCGCTCGTCCCACCCCTCGGCCGCACGCTCGAGCGCGCCCGGGCGCAAGCACCGCAGGCTGCGCGGCCGCATCAGACGCCCCGCATCCTCGTGGACGGTCAGGGCGGGGCGCAGGAGGACCGGGGCGGACAGCCCGAGGACGTCCGCGCGAGTGCGGCAGGGCACGGTCGGCGGCACGGCCAGGCCGACGAGCTCAGCGCCCGCGAGCTGCATACGGCGATCGAGCGCCAGGGCGGTGAGACGGCCGGTCGGCCCCGCCAGGGGGGCACCCAGATCGCCGTCGCCGGTGCCCGCCACCCGCAGCGCCATGTCATCGAGGGCGAGCACGGCGACGGGCCGCACGAGGCGCACGAGGCTCATGATGTCCTGGCGGCAGCGGTCGGCGTCGTGCTCCGGGGCCGTAACCGAGATGACGCGCACCCCGCGCAGCAGCCGGGCCTCGCTCCGGCGACCGGCTCGCGCGAAGACAACGACGGAGAACCCGGCATCGAGAAGGCTCCACGCCGCCTCGACCCCGCACGCGGACTCGCCGAAGCCGATCAGGACGGGCCCCGGCGCGGCCGGCCCGGTCATCGCAACCGCTTCGACCCGGTGCGCGCCGCGCCGGCCGCCAGGGCGAACACGCTGACCACGAGCGCCGTGGTCGCGCTCGGCAGCAGACCGCGCCCGGACCGGCGCCGGCCCGACACGGCGGCCGCGCCGTCCGGCGGGGCCGCCGCCAAGGCCACGCCGAGCGCACGGGCGGGGGCGGGGCGGACGCCGAGGCGGGCCGGCCCCGGCATGGGCACCGGCCGCGTGCGGCGGCGCCGGGCGGTCTCCCCGGCTGCGCGCGGCAACCCGGTGGCGGCGACCGTGCACACCGCCCCCGCGAACAGGAAGAGGTAGGGGGCCTGGGGGAAGGACAGGATGTCGAACAGGGCGCTGGCGACCGCGAACGCGAGCGCCGCCGCCATGCCGGCCAGCGCCGGAGAGGCGCGCGCGGGGTCGCGCGAGCGGATCGCGGGGCGAGCGATGAGCGCCGCCGCCAGGGCCATCGCCAGGTAGGCCGCCACGCCGAGGAACCCCACCTGGAGCAGCTGGCCGAGGTACTCGTTGTCGAGGATCCGGTACGTGTCGGCCTGGCTGATGTCGAGCGAGCCATAGCCGAAGCCGATCACCGGCCGGGTCACCACGTCGGGCGCGATCGCTGCGTAGTCCGACGTGCGGCCGGCCGACGAATCCGTGTTGAGGAAGCCCGAGAGCGACGAGATGGTCCCGAGCGCGCCGGGCGACGCAACGTGGATGAACACCGCGAGCACGAAGACCAGCGGCCACAGCCGCAGCATCTCACGCGTGCGGTACACCAGGAGGACGGCCACCACGACGAGCGGCACGACGACGCCGGTCTTGCGCTCGGTCGACATCGCGCCGGCAATGATCAGCCCGACGGCCAGGCCGTACGCGATGCGGTGACGCGGCACGCGCGCGTCGAGGAGGCCGAGCAGGGCGAACGGCAGGGCGATCGACAGCATGGTCGTCACGGCCAGCCCGTGCTCGGTCGGGCCCACGATCAGGGGCCGGTCGATGCGCAGCGGGTCGGGATGGATGAGCGTCGGAGACGGCTCGACGGTCGCGATGGGCTTGAGGATCACGCGACTGAACTCGTAGAACGCGTTGTAGCCCGTCTTGCGCTCGACCACGACGCCGAGCGCACAGATCGACGCCAGGACCACCGTCAGGACCGAGAACCCCCGCAGCTCCGACGGCCGCATCGCGGCGACGGCGAACCACGCGAACAGCGCGAAGGCGACCAACAGCGCGAGCTGCCGCTGCGAGAGGTCGAGCTCGCCAAGCCGGATGACCCGCGGCAGGTTGACGATGAGGCTCGTGAACGCCACGCCGACGAAGACGGCGATCGCGCCGAGGAACCACGGCGGCCGGCGTCCGCGGGGCCGCCGGTCGCCGCCGAACAGCACCCAGCCCGCTATGAGCGCCGCAATCGCGAAACGGTCGATCTTCGAGTCCACCGGGAGGCTGACGCGGACGTCGACCGCGTTGATGGGGATCAGCCACAGCATGACCAGGAAGCCGGCGAGCATCCACGGCAGCGGGCGCGACGTGTACGGCCAGTCGTCGGCGACCGCGCGCCGCAGCGCGACGGTCGGCTCTGCGCCCTGGGGCGTCACCGGACGGGCTCGGCCTCGCGCCGCTCCCCGGCGCGGTCTTCCTCACCATCGGCGGCCGGCGGGCGCTCGCCCGGCCCGCTGGGCGAGCCGGGCCAGCCACCCTCCCCCTGCTCGACGATCCGTCCCGCCGCGCGCCAGTTGGAGACCAGCCGCGAGATGACGAGCAGCGCCGCACACCACACGACGAACACGAGGAAGAAGATCAGGACGCCCATCCGCATCCCCACGCCGCTGTTGACCGTCCGCGCGGCAGGCTGGCCGAGCTGGCGGATCTCGACGCGCTGGGCGGCGGGGACCAGGCGGGCCAGCTGGAGCTGGCGCACGTAGGCCGAGAGGCCCTGCGCCGCGCCCGTGGCGAGGCGGTTGGCCTCGTCCGTCGTCGGCGCCTGGGCGAAGATCGTGATGATCGGCAGCTCCGGGCTCGACTCGAACTGCAGGCGGTAGGAGTTCGTCTCGCCGACGATCTGGCTGGAGCGCTGCTCCGCCGTCGGCTCCTGCTCAGCCCGCGGCTGGTTGGTCTCGAACGGCCCCTGCGCGAAGATGAGGCCGGGGTTCACGCCCGCCTCCCGCCCGATCACGCGAAGCGCGTCGGGACTGGTCAGCAGCCGGGAGTACACCCCCGCCCGCACGATGAGCGGGTTGAGGTCCGTGCCGAGGTCGGCGAGCGACGAGTCCGGCGCGTCGACGATGACCTGCGTGCGCGCGGTGGCGTAGGACAGCGATCGGCTCTTGAGCGCCGGTGGCGCGAAGGAGACGTGGTCGACCCGGAGAATCGCCGCGGCCAGGGCGACGAGCACGCCGAGCGTGACGAGCCACTTGCGGCTCCAGAGCGCTCTGAGGAGAAGTGCGAATTCCATGTCGTCCGAGGAACGGCCGTCCGCGGCCGCAACTTTCGTCGGCGGCGATATGCGGGCGTGCCCGGTCAGGAAGCGTTCAGGCTCGACTTCAGCTTGACGCTGAGGGCGGGGCCCACGCGCTGCGCGACGGCCCGCACCCCGAGGGCGATCCCGGCCGCCACGCACGGGACCAGCACGAGCTCGTAGCGGAAGCCCGAGAAGGTCGGCCCGAGCGCCAGCAGCGCCAGGTAGCCCAGCGGGATCCCCCACAGGAGCAGGAAGAACGGGTCGCGGCGGTCGCCGAGGACGTACAGCAGCACGAGACCGGCGGCGAAGACGAGCATGACGAGCGGATGGGCGGTGGCGTAGTCGCCGTACCCCCGCGCCATGTCGCGCAGCACGCCCCCGTAGTGGTCCACGATGAACGACCAGCTCGTGTCCGGCGGGATCGTGCGGTCGTTGGCCACGAACGCGAGCTGGCCGCGGGCGTCCGCCCCGAAGAGCAGCGGCGCCGGCAGCGAGGCGAGCATGCCCGTGGCCGCGAGGGCGACGCTGCGCCGGGATCGCACGGCCACGGCGAGGACCACCGCGGCGGCGACGAGCACGAACGAGCTGTCGCGGGTGATCGACAGCGCGAGGATGGCGGCGAACCAGCCGCCCAGCCAGCCCGGGCTGCGTTCGATCGCGGCGAGGCCCGCCAGCAGCGCCGCGAGCATGAGCGCCACCCCCCAGCTGTCGGTGAGCGGGATCACGCTCCAGTCACGCAGGGGCGCGAGCGCCAGCGCGCCGAGCGCGACCGCGAAGCTCGTTGCGGCCCCGAAGCGGCGGCGCAGCAGCAGGAAGAGCAGCGGCGCGACGGCCACGTACCCGAGCAGCGACCACGTGCGCAGGCTCTCCTGGCCGAGCACCGGATAGGTGGCGGCGGCCAGCGCCGGAAGCAGCCAGCGCCGGCGGTAGTACTGGCTGGCGAAGTCGACCCAGCGCGGATCGGTCACACGCCGCGGCTCGCCCGGCTCGTCAGCGTCCAGCGACCGGGCCCGGGCCCCCAGGGGGCCGAAGAAGAGCTCGTGGCGCGCGGTCTGGGCGTCCGTGCCGCGCAGCTCGAGCGTCTGGGACTGGTACATGAGCGAGTCGGGGTCCCACAGGACCGGGCCGTTCCACTGGCGCGCGAGCGACAGGGCCGCGACCACCGCCAGCACCAGGCACAGCAGGGCGGGACGCGCGGCCGTCCACCGCCAAGTCGATCCAAGGCGCGCGACCATGCCGGTCGCGGGCGGACGGGCACGGAGCGAGTCGATCCCGGTGGCGTCGGACATGCTGCACGAACGTGGCGCGCCCGCGCGGGCTTCCGCGCGCAAGACCGGCGGGCGCGCGCGCGTTCATCCAGCGTGACCCCCGGATGCGCGCTGCCATGACCGTCCATCGCCCCGCATGGATCGGACTGGCTGTGCTGGGCGCGATTCTCGCATGCGTGCTGAGCCGGCCACCGGTCGCCGCCGCCGTGACGTGCCCGGCCGCCAACCCGGTGGTCAACGAGAACAACTGCAAGGGGACGGGATCGACCGGCTGGCGGCTGACGAACTACGACAACAACGGGGTCGCCGGCTTTGCGGCGCAGCCGAGCGTGAACGTCGGCAGCCCGGTCACCCTCGACATCGGCGCCTTCGACACGAACAACGACCGCGTCGACATCTCCGTCTATCGCATCGGCTACTACGGCGGGACCGGCGGCCGGCTCGTGCACACCGCCACGAACGTCGCGGTCAACAACCCCTACGGGTGCGGTTCGCCGGACTCGACCACCGGGCTCGTGGCCTGCGACGGCTGGGCTCCGACCTACACGATCCCCGCCTCGGCGCTGACCACGTCGGGGGTCTACATCGCGCGCCTGCGCGCCACGGAGAGCGGCAACGAGAACGCCGTCCTGTTCGTCGTCCGCGACGACGGCCGCCAGGCCGACGTCCTCTACAAGCTGCCCACGGCGACCTACCAGGCGTACAACAACTGGGGCGGCAAGTCGATGTACGACTGGAACTCGTTCGGCTCGACCACCGTCACCGGAGGACCCCGCGCCGCCAAGGTCTCGTTCCTGCGCCCCCTCGCCGACCTGCGCGTCGGCGACAACTGGTTCCAGAAGTCCGACTACGCGATGGTGTTCTGGCTCGAGAAGCAGGGCTACGACGTCTCCTACACCGAGGACGTCTCGGTCAGCCAGCAGCCGTCGCAGCTCCTGGGCCACCGCGTCGACATGGTCGCCGGGCACGACGAGTACTGGACCGGCGAGGAGATGCACGGCTACAAGGCGGCCCGCGACGCGGGCGTCTCGGTGGCCTCGTTCAGCGGCAACACGGCGTACTGGAAGACCCGCCTCGAGGACGGCGGCGACACGCTCGTCACCTACAAGACCGTGCAGGGCTCGGGCACGAACGGCGCCGCCGGTCAGAACGACTGGGGCCCGGACGGGGTCAAGAACACCGCCGACGACGCGCTGGGCCTCGACCGGATCGCCGGCACGGCCGACGACCGGCCGCAGAACGCCACGACGACCTGGCGCGACAACGGCGCGCCATCTGGCTCGCCCGACGCGCCGGCCGGCGGACGCGTCGGACCCGACGAACCCGAGAACTCGCTGTTCGGCAACATGTACGTCGGCGACAACGACTCGGTCAGCTACCCGCTCGGCGTCCCCGCCGGCAACGCCCAGAACTGGTACGCGGCCGACCGCATCTGGCGGCACACGGGCATCACGGCCGCGACCGGCGGCTCGATCGGCTCGAAGCTCGTCGGCTGGGAGTGGGACGCCATCCCGACCAACCCGCAGTACCTGGCCAAGCAGCCGGCCGGCGTCGTCCCGGTCACCGCCAGCGACACGACGAACCTCGGCTCGGAGTGGCTGATGGACGAGGGCCGCGTCTACGGGTCCTCCCCGCCGGCCGGGCAGCCCGGCACGCCGGAGGCGGTCAAGTACCGGGCGGCAAGCGGCGCATGGGTGTTCTCGGCCGGCACGAACCAGTGGAGCTGGGGCCTCGGCCCGCACTGGATCGACCAGCCCGGCAGCGGCCAGTCCTTCCAGGATCCGCCCACCGACTCGACGGACGCCCGCATCTCGCAGGCGACGTACAACATGCTCTCGGACATGAACGTGCAGCCCATCACCCCGGTGGGCCTCACGCTCGACTCCGGCAACCAGCCGCCGTCCGCATCGTTCACCGTCTCGCCGAACCCGGCGCTGACCGGGCAGACCGTGACGTTCGACGCCTCGGCGTCCACCGACACGGACGGCACGATCGCGCAGTACGAGTGGGACCTCGACGGCAACGGGACATACGAGAAGACGACGACCACGCCGACGACCACCACGACGTACAGCACCGCCGGACCGGTGACCGCCGGCCTGCGGGTGACCGACAACGGCGGCGCGTCGACCACCACCAGCCGGAGCGTGAGCGTCTCCAGCGGCGAGCTCGGCCCGTACCCGCAGGCCGTCGTCGCCGGCGGCGCGAGCGACTACTGGCGGCTCGGGGACGTCGGCACCACGACCCTGATCGACCAGCTCGGCGGCGCGAACGCCACGGCGCGCAACGGCGTGACCCTCGGCGTCCCCGGCGCCCTGAGCGGCGACAGCGACACGGCCGCGCGATTCGACGGCGTCAACGACGCGGCCACCGCCCCGGTCAACCTGTCGGCCACGAGCAAGCTGACCGTCGAGTTCTGGCTGAAGTGGAGCGCGTACGCCAACGACGACCGCCTGGCGATGGAGCTCACGGCGAACTTCAACCAGAACGCGGGCGGCTTCCTCGTCGACCCCAACTCGCCGCAGAACGGCGGGACGTTCGGCGTGGCGCTGGGCATCGGCACGTCGCGCAACAACGTCTACTTCGCGCGGCCGAGCGCCGGGGCATGGCACCACTACGCGTTCGTGATGGACACGACGGCCCCGGCCGCGACCCAGATCACGCCCTACGTCGACGGCGTGGCCGTCCCCTACGCGAAGGTCGACAGCGGCACGGGCGCCGGTGCGTTCGCGAACGCGACGCTGAACATGATGTCGCGCAACGCCGCGAGCCTGTTCGGCGCCGGCGACCTCGATGAGGTCGCGCTCTACCCGACGACGCTGAGCGCCGGGACGATCGCCGGCCACTTCACGAAGGGTGGAGGGACGCTGGTCAACCAGGTGCCGACGGCGTCGTTCACCGTCTCGTCCAACCCGGTCGCGACCGGCCAGCCGGTCTCGTTCGACGCGACCGGCTCGGCCGATCCCGACGGCACCATCGCCCGGTACGAGTGGGACCTCGACGGCAACGGGACGTATGAGACCGACACGGGCACCACCCCGACGACCACCAACATCTACTCCAGCGCCGCGACGGTGAACGTCGGGCTGCGGGTCACCGACAACGGCGGGGCCACCGCGACGACCACGCGGACGCTGACCGTCCAGGGGCCGGCCAACCAGCCTCCCGCGGCGTCGTTCACGATCGCGCCCAACCCGGCGACGGCGGGCCAGCAGGTCCTGTTCGACGCCGGTGCCTCCGCCGACCCCGACGGCACCATCGCCAAGTACGAGTGGGACCTCGACGGCAACGGCACCTACGAGACCGACACCGGCACCACCGCCACCACCACCCACACGTACGCCGCCGCGGGCCCGGTC from Capillimicrobium parvum encodes the following:
- a CDS encoding YveK family protein, whose protein sequence is MEFALLLRALWSRKWLVTLGVLVALAAAILRVDHVSFAPPALKSRSLSYATARTQVIVDAPDSSLADLGTDLNPLIVRAGVYSRLLTSPDALRVIGREAGVNPGLIFAQGPFETNQPRAEQEPTAEQRSSQIVGETNSYRLQFESSPELPIITIFAQAPTTDEANRLATGAAQGLSAYVRQLQLARLVPAAQRVEIRQLGQPAARTVNSGVGMRMGVLIFFLVFVVWCAALLVISRLVSNWRAAGRIVEQGEGGWPGSPSGPGERPPAADGEEDRAGERREAEPVR